From the Rhodoferax mekongensis genome, one window contains:
- a CDS encoding antirestriction protein ArdA gives MSQAFWYVDGEPTKGKWIDMDLIDSTDEVLEELAEAGFIPRDEDGGPEYGGDLLVADAEDLAKAFLGRHGTFDLDDFVEARDHCSRNHVDEDAVVAYISMAGSWSKSDFEESYVGAYDNEQSYAEEYCDECMEVPEALQGYIDYEKLARDLFINDVYYSDGYVFRRI, from the coding sequence ATGAGTCAGGCATTTTGGTACGTGGACGGCGAGCCCACTAAAGGCAAGTGGATCGACATGGATCTCATCGACAGCACTGACGAAGTGCTCGAAGAGCTGGCAGAAGCGGGCTTCATTCCCCGCGATGAGGATGGCGGGCCTGAGTACGGCGGCGACCTTCTGGTGGCAGATGCGGAGGATCTGGCCAAGGCATTCCTTGGGCGCCATGGCACCTTCGATCTCGATGACTTCGTTGAGGCCCGCGACCACTGCTCCCGCAACCACGTTGATGAGGACGCCGTGGTGGCCTACATCTCCATGGCCGGGAGCTGGAGCAAGAGCGACTTCGAGGAGTCGTATGTCGGGGCCTACGACAACGAGCAGTCCTACGCCGAAGAGTATTGCGATGAGTGCATGGAAGTGCCTGAAGCGCTGCAGGGCTACATCGATTACGAGAAGCTGGCCCGAGACTTGTTTATCAACGATGTCTATTACTCGGACGGCTACGTCTTCCGGAGGATCTGA